The DNA window TAAGATCCTGCTGACTGCTCTCTTTATctgaatatgttttaaaataccTGTTGAAGGGCAGTGGAAATGCCAATGTTTTTAACATGCTAAAGTCCACATTTcttcttaataaaaaaatatgatctGCCCATGATATATTGattttctgggttttttttaaggaactAGGTGACAAGTTTATTTTAGACAAAACTGGCTGAATCATCATTTGAATAAAACCGTCAAGtctggaaaacacaaacaaactattGTATCACTTTCAACTCTAGAAgcaaaaaaagatttgattaaAAGCAAAAGTTCTATGTCGATAATAACTGCCGTTTAAACCcaattaacttatcatttaatATAAAATGTTGGTGATTATAAGTTGAAAAAGTTGTTGCAATGTCATCATTTGGACTGCTGTTGATCTGTTGCTGGTCTCTGGAGGAGATTACATCAGCTTCAACTAtccaggaaacaggaagaagaacacaaacagtaagttaattCCTGTTTTTGCAGCAATGCATATTTCCAATTGAAAATCTCTTTCCAAAAGTATTCAACCAATCACAGTATGAAAAAATTACTTTTGGCCAAATGAAACTTCATTGGAGCAATAACAGTAATCTATGTAATCATAATCTATATAAAGTACTGCTCATAGATATTTGTCTATGAATACAAAATGAACAGAATGAGCCCCGTGTGTGTACTCACCACAGTTTTAGGCAGCAACTTCAGGCAGAGAGAGCACTTTGCTTCGGCCGCCtacaaagacagaaatgtgGTCTTCAgcaatatttcattttcattttaaatccaGGATTCAAAATCATTGTTCTTTTGATTACAACAAATATTTCAGTTCTTGTTTAAACTCTGCTCCATCTGAATCCAAATGAAAGtacaaaaagtaaaagacaATAGCAGCTTTCGGACCGCAGGAACTTCTTCATAATTCTAGGAACTGTTGaaaccctcccccttttttattgattccacaccgcaggaactatgaactattttagttcctagagccccgtttagaggaacctttttagctcctgcctCAGAGTAGGTACTATGGCGGtgcgaatgcagacagaaagaagtccccatggtgtgtagttctcaaggaactccctagtggatagttcctcttgaAAAGAACAGTTTGGTCCGAAAACACCataacatttttattcagaaaGTGTAATGTACACTACGTCAAAATTTTTCATTGAAAAGTTATTGTGAACAAATTTAGAATCAGCACCAAACATAACTGTTTGTTCCCGGtaacaatataaaatatatttgtctTTATCTGACTTCATGCGCGGTAACTTTGTCTCACCAATGAGGTAGTTTGCACCACAGCTGGCCGCTCCTTTGGTCATGGATCCAGGGATCTCATTGCCGCTAGCTTGGTTCACACACCAGCAGTTCCCCATGAAGCACTGCTGGGGGCGGTAGAGACCGCGCTCATCACAGCTGGGGCGGAAACCTGGCACCAGTACAGTCTTCAAACCAGACGCCTCCAGCTGGCACTCAGTAGCCTCTGGTGcttgaaaagaaaataaatctacgTTTTATCTGTCAGATAGTAAGAGGTTTGGAAAAACCAATGAAGATGATGTGCATCTTTAGTCAGaacttttatttatacataTAAGCATACAGTGAATATGTAAGGTACATACCATCTTTTCCTTGGGCCGTGGTCGAAGTTTCCTGCAATCCATTAGTAAAAATAAGAATGTAATAAATTCAACACCTTGCAAGAATTCTTCAAGAATACGATGGAAAACATTCCACTTAGGAAAAATACAAAGGGCATTAGTTTCGCTTTATTAAACGGTTGTTTCTGCATTTTCAAACCTGGaccatatttttttatttctgcattttcaAACCTGGACcatattttttctatttctgcATTTTCAAACCTGGACcatattttttacaaatgttcCGTCTTAATGTCTCAAAGGTACAAAAACTTTGGAACAGGACGAGTGCATCACCTAAGTCAGCAACCTTGAAACAGGCGGTAACTTCACCTGATCAGAGTAAATCTACTTAAAGTCCTTGTTATTGCCACTGAGAAGCCCAGATTGTTGTTTTAAGTGTCAAAAATGAGAACAGTATGGAAACAGAGAAAGCCCCTTTTATTAAAGACCAAGATGCGTTAAGTTAAACCATTAACAGAAGTCAAGCACAAAACATATTACTGCTATTAAATTGACAACTACAGAAATACGACAAAAACTTCTAACGGCAAATTGGCCGCAGAGGATTATGTTTGGTTACTGCAGCCTGTTTCAAGACTGCTGGATGAGGTCATCTAATGGTTCAattccattttgttttgtacctaTTAGTCATTGAGACATCTAAATGTTTTAAGATGGGGGCCATGTTTAAAAATACCTgaactcctgtgaggaactgtctgtctgcatcttgGTACATTGGCGCCCCCTGTGCACCAAGGGATACATCTAATCTCTGTGTTGGTCTCgtcctgtacatgtttgtttcctgacGAATAATCTCATCCTGCATCCTTTAACAGTTGAATGAGTCACTCACTGTGATTATTTTTATCCCattgaaaatgcaaagaaagggTTTTTTGGCAGCATGCTGTGAACAAGTTAGTTGGACACTGTGGCTGCAGTTACAGACATTCAAAAATAACCATTTAGTCATTTGTGGCCTTAAAGGTCATAGAGTGGCATCataatacatttctgtttgtagtcTGTTTCCCAACCAGCtaaaaaatcctcacaggagctttaactaaCCTTTAAAACTGGATTTATCCTATATCTTGACATCAAATTGAACACTATACTGCTATACTGAATCAGTTATGCTCATCAGTATCAGCATCTTTTTTCATTGATAACTAAAGCAAAAGAAATGGGTATTGTCCTTGTTCAGTATTGAACAAAAATATTCACTAAATGAGGATGTCATGGTATTTTTAAACCCACTTATCAACATTGGAATCTGTCATTGGTCTCTTTTACCTCGTCCGCTGAAACATCCAGCATGTCAGACAGAGCATTCATTGGCATGTGCATCCTCATGGGACCTGAACCTACAGCCAAACAGAGAACGATTGTgtcaaaggaagaaaaaatagtACACATGAAAAGATCTAAACAGAGATAAATTGCTGTATGAATCCACACTGATAAAACTGTAAAGTCAATGGAGACCAATACAACCTGTTCACTTTGCACAGATTGaattgctcctttaatacaTTTGTTTCAGGTTATATTTAGTGATGTTTTCCGTCTTATCCTTTCTCCAGATGGAACCCAACTCCCATGACAACCCATTTAAAGTGTTGTGGAGTGTAATACTTTTACATTtcgaaaaaaaaataaaggaagacAGTTTTGGGTTTGGTCTTCAgccattcatttttaaaagtctAATGAATATATCAAgtcagttttgatttgagtGACATTTAGCATTTTCTGTAGCTGTTCACAAGATGGCAGACTAATGAAGTTTATCTTTGCAGCAAGAGACATTCTGGGAAATCCTAATGATATCtgaatcaagtttatcctcctCACTAGATCTCCCCTTCATCAGCTGagcctgcaggttgttgttctGCTCCTCCAGAGATTTGATGTCGCTGCCCTGGCTGAGGAGGAAGTACGCAACCATTGCCTGGCCCGCAATCAGGATACAGGCTAACAGGGTTAAACCTGCAACCTTGTAGGCGCGGGATGGACGGCCACTGCAAAGCAaggggagaagagaggaggtagAGGGTTgtagagaaataaagaaaaaaaatgttttacactgACATACTGAGTGGGAATCAGAAGGAAGACAAAGCATGAAAGGGAGGCGTTTTAAACTGTCTGAGGATCGGTATATTGCCACCTTCCCTGGTATCTTCTTTTAATTTGataacaaaatgtgtttaaaacaaaaaggagatacagaaaaaaagcaatgaACCGAAAATTGAAAGAGTAGCTGAGCAAGTTAGACTAGAGTTAGGCTGATTGTTGGCTGAGGAACTGAGAAATCCGAGTCATCAGCTAAGTGATGACGTCAACTGTTGTCAAGCAGACACTTCAATGAAAGTTTTGGACTTGTACCCTTCTTTTTCTATCTCTCTGAGACCTTGtatgaaaatgtacatttattaaaacaacacTGATAGCTATCTCAAATCACTTAAGCGCTCATTCCAAACCTTACCTTGACCTTAAATCATCAAGTAGCCTACactcttgttttaaaaataaaaacaaaagattattGTTAACTCCGATAAACCAAAATTATATCAAACATCCAACAGcaactttaaatattcaaaagcATTACAACCTAAAGGATCATATCCTTGTAACAAATTTCATTTTCtaattttctaattttttttttgtgtttaacttcCTCATTTTTCAGCCAGCCATCGCTCCACATTCTTTATGAAAATATACAGTCGGAATGTAAAACACAGTTTGGCACACCATCATTTTTGACAGTCcctgaattatttttaaacataattgactacacaaaccaaaaaaagtttgaagacTCTACTGCTTGATTTGACGAAGATTCATCGAAATCAAAGGCTGATTAGAGCTTCAGAATAcattggagaaaaaaagtcaagagGAGCAATGTGTTGGGTGTACAACCTGAATGATAAAATAAAGGACATGTATATTAGCAAAGGGGTTAAGAAAACATGATTGATACCAACAGTGTTTTGTGTTACCATAGCGACAAACATGCTTGGACCCCAAAAAGAtggaataaaaaacaagttcatATTCTCACCCCTGTGCTGGTTCATTGACGGCTGTCTGCTGGCTGGGAGCTCCAACGAGAGGCTGGTACTGAGTCTCTGGGTCAGACATCTTTCCAAAActtgtaaacacagacacaacagtcAAAGTgtgtaaacacaacaaatataaTACTGATACAAAACTCACACTTACAATGCATACTCAATGTATATGAGATATATGCACatacgagcacacacacacacgaataaACGAATGAACAAAGGAAAATACCTTTTTTCAGCGTGGGTTACAAGCTGTTTCACAAGTATCAATGACCGAATTTAGTCAGAGAGTAACCTTTAAGGttgaaggagacaggaggaaCTGAAAGCAACATGCGGGGAAAACCCGCACGCAGAACTTCGACGAGTAAATCCTTCTCTGGATGGacgtttttaaagatttatttcctGATTGGTTCCTAATGCTGACGCATCATCTGTTACCAGGAGAAGAGTTCAAATACATTCTGCTAAACCTTTTTATATGTATTACCGAAAATATTGGTAAAGGTTATTAACTTGGAATGTAATGTTTGTTCTCGTGGAAAATCATACAGGCCTACAGAATGACGGCTGTTAATTTTATGTAGGCTTAATAAAGCTAATAATTTCAATAGGAAAAAACatattattaaatgtaaataaacttaATCCTAATGCCATTTAAACAATAGGCTATATAAAACAGAAGAATAGGCCTACAATTATTGATTCTATAACCCCAATATGATATTTGAATTATTAATTGAtgaaacatgtacatttaccaATCATAAACACTACATTAACCActgacattgtttttaaatatcaagaATAGTGTTTTGGTTTTAGTAGATTATAGCCTATTATTTCAAGTAGCCTACTATCTTAATGTCTTGGTTGAGGGACGCAGATGCAGTTGTGTCTTTCTAATTAATTTAGAGTTAAATTATTAATGTATAAGGATTGGTAATGCCTTAAACACTATCTcttcaacttatttttgtttgatCATAGATCACGATCCTCCACAATCCTCCAGACACCAGCGTTTAgacagtttgtttacatgcttTATCATTATCATGTCTTTTTCATGAAGCAAGAGCAAAAAAAGTTACATGGAATAATGACAATGTTCTTTGATATTTCAATAAAATCGGAAATAAATGTTTCCATATTGTGACCATTGGATCTTCTCtcatctgtcttttctttagGCCTATATGTACATAGCCTATAGGCTTATGAGATCATAAATCCAGACTCATTAGGTCTTCTCAACTCATTCCATGACCTATATTTCTTAAAATACAGCTAAAGAAGTTTTTGCTGTTCCCAAGCAGCCTACTTCAGAATCAAAATCTTAATAATTCTcctaaatgtgttttattgtttttctttttttaaccagaggAATTATACCCTTAATGGGCAATATATCCATGGAGATAAATATtgtacatttgaaaacaaaggtcatgttttgaaaaaacaggaaaaaaagtgttattttaGCCCAGATGCAATAGAGAACTGCAATGAATTAATTTTCCTACCTAAAGGGTTAAATTAACAGCCTTAACAAGCATATCATAAAAACAACCAAGCCTTGTCGAACTATTTTatagtggtaaaaaaaaaaagaccatcaAAAGCAGATTCAAGGGAATTCTGACATTTGAGAAGGAAGCGAGAGCACAGAGGCGGCTCAAGGGGAATTTGCTAAGGcagttgaacaattacagtATCAAATCAAGTTCCCCCTCCTCTTGTGTGAGCTGGACTTTAGAAAAACGGTGCGTTATAgacatgggcggttctaggcagcgGCCAaaaggggccagtgcccctgtaacactgagctccCCCCCAGCTCTGAAGCAACAAGAATCATTTGGTTTTCAgtacaataaacattttgttttttttaagttagatcatctttgtctatttttgtcCTGGGCTGATTGTGCCTTTCTGttaaaacaactggccccagcctggccccctcagtaaaagtgatctagaaccgccactggtTATAGACACAAAGCGTCCAGTAACACTTTGTATTCTTAATTTGTATCCGAAGGACTGTATGCTAAAcagcaaagagaagaaaataactgACTTATGTTTAGTACAAGCTAGACGCATGATTTCTCTTTGCTGGAAAGACGTCAAGAGCCCTTCAGTTGGTCGCTGGTTGAAAGAACTATCAGCATGCCTTGTCCTTGAAAAGTTAACATacacaatgaaaaagaaatcagcCAAATTCAAAGAGATCTGGAATCCCTTCCTTGCATTCTTAAAGGACTGTGAAGTTGGAGAAACTCTGGTAACTTGAAGGTGATATGTCCCTAACTGTCGTGATGTGACGCTAAGCTGTGTATGATTACATAATGTCGTTACCTAGTTTTTgcgttttgttttgtcttcaggtctgtcttttctttaattatatattttccctttggggtggggggggagtggatttttcttttcttgtttttaatgtagtTTGACTGTTATATGCTTTGTtaaatgtattgtattttttgtaaaatgtaaaaactcaataaatacatgtaaaaaacaaaacaaaaaaacaaagcgtCCAGTATTCTCAGTGAAACGTTAATTGGAGTTTTTAGCTCAACTAGTCCTTTGCACTCCagtccagcaggtggcggtatgTGTGCTTTGTGAAGAAGCCCTTTACGCCTTTTGCATGATGTTATCATTGGATGAACTCGTACTGTTGCAGGAAGCAGGTGTTCCTGCTACAGTTTCCTACCGAACACCCGCAAATAATTCAACAATTTAAAGGTAAACAATAACAACTAGTTACTTGGGCGTAAGGCTGTGTTTAAAAATGCGGGAGTGTGTGGAAAAGCAACGTGTAATTCAGCCAGCTAACTTTACTAGCGGAGGCGCGCCAAATTTGAAAATTAAGCTAACTTACCTTTGTGATGATATGGTAGATAGAAAACTATTGATATTTAAACACTGCCTCAGGTTTCCTCCCCTGCTTATCTGTAGCGTGTCAGTTAGCTACAAACACCTTTAACTATCTTAGGCTACGTGTAAGTAGAGTTAAAATGACGGATACAATTCAACCAGTTAATGTTGACTTAAGACTTTATGATAAGCTGGTGCAGCTTCAAAGTGCAGAAACTAACCTGAACTCTTGTCTCACAGATGATGCGAAGACACCGAACAACAGCTGCCAAGGCTGTCGAGTATAAAGACTGTGACACCGACCTGTaagtgatttacattttttatataaatacactttttgcagggttttctttgtgttcagtgtgatgTTTTGGTCTGTCTTGATTACAGTTTGTTAGATACTTAAGGATTAATCAGGAAACAAACATACTCAATGTCATATTTTAAGATAATATGCGAGACAATACAATTAGGTTGTTAAATTGATTAGAAACACTAGTCCATGTTTATGACACAGGGGTGCAAACTTGTCACCTttctggaggggggggggggggggggacctaaGGTTGGGAGCAtgggtttttcatgtttcactgaaactttatcaaaaagttaaaacagagcATAGATATAGACAAGCAATTGTgtgtttcttattgtttgcactgcttctttagtcgGTCTGAATGCTAAAATAGTTTGTAAATTCACTcttcaattcatttttaaagctaatatttaagaaaaaaagaatcttcCAGGGGGGGCATGCCCCTGGGGTTTGGATCCATGtgacctttttcatccctgatgagtttgcacccctgatGACAAGTGACTAGACCAGGCACATTAGGGGAAACAATAGACAGGCATCAAGCATGCATGCTGATTTTGCACTTTGTTCCTACTCTCCCTTCAGGTCCTTCTCACAGACATTGAGTAGCGATGAGGATTTTGAGGAATGGAGGCCGCAGGAGCCCAAACCAAAACTGCCCCGCAAAACTGCCACAGCCCCTTCAGCCTTGGAGAAGAAAGCATCTGCCAAGAGAGCTACTAAACCAAAGGAGCCCAAAATACccaaagaacccaaagtgcctAAAGAACCTAAGCCAAGGGCACCACGCAAGCCTGCAGCAGAACGAAAAACTAAGGCCACCAAAGTCCTGAAGGATTCTGGTGCATCTGGGTTGGCTGGaacaaagaggaaaaatatAGAAGAGGGCAAAAATAAGGCAGGAGAAAAACTGGCAGATGGTCCACATGTACTGAAGGAGGATGAGAGTGGGCCAAGTGTTCGAATAAAGGAGGAGGTAAGACTAATGGCTATTTGAGTTAAAGTTTACCCACACATACACTTATTTGCTACTTTTCCTTAAACTTTGTATACTGTTGTCTGTTAGAAATACTTAAATAATCTTAGTTTATTGAACTATAAATCCAGTCATTTTTTTGCAgagatgttgttctttttttataaaacaagcAAAGCTCTCTTTTGTGGTTCTCTGTTGTTACTTTCTAACAAAGAACATATCACCAATATCTGTAAATGCGTCAGTCCTTTTCAATTGAATCTTTATGTCTTTTTTGTAGAGGTTGTCATTTGTCATGCCAGAAGCCCACAAGGCAGACAGATGGGCAGGTGCAGGATCCTCACTAGCTGGGCTTAAAgcaaagaaagaggaagtggaAACAGAGGATTTCACTTTTGATGAGCCCTgccaaaagaaacagaagaccAGTGGTACCACTTTCGGACAACCAACTGCTTTACCACCATCATTGGCAAATGGTCTGAGGAATGACCTCAACATGAACTGGGACTTTATAGAGGTATTGAATGATTCGTTagtgtattttatttgaaagtatGTGCCtatattttaagtcatttcatGATAGGGATAGTTCTTTTGCTTCACTGACGGACGCAAACTGTTCTTGCATTTACAGTAATGGGACATTTATGGGCAACATTTTTGTCTGTACTGAGGTCTTCCTCAACTTTCTGTCCCAAATAAATCTGATATATCAACCACTTTAAAAGGCTAAGGGTGGGAGTTATTTGTTTAACAATAGTTGGCCCAGGTAATTTTTAGTACACCCTTTCTTTCACAGGAGTGAAGAatctctgcttttatttaaatacacaatGCTTGAGATGCTTCAACGGTTTGAAGTTGGCCCAACAGGGCATCCGTGACACTATGATTACCAGTTGTT is part of the Labrus bergylta chromosome 10, fLabBer1.1, whole genome shotgun sequence genome and encodes:
- the LOC109997356 gene encoding HLA class II histocompatibility antigen gamma chain, whose amino-acid sequence is MSDPETQYQPLVGAPSQQTAVNEPAQGGRPSRAYKVAGLTLLACILIAGQAMVAYFLLSQGSDIKSLEEQNNNLQAQLMKGRSSSGPMRMHMPMNALSDMLDVSADEETSTTAQGKDAPEATECQLEASGLKTVLVPGFRPSCDERGLYRPQQCFMGNCWCVNQASGNEIPGSMTKGAASCGANYLIGGRSKVLSLPEVAA